The genomic stretch gctccCTCCCCCTTTCCATTGCTGTTTGTTAAACACACGCTCTCTGCCTTTCTCTCATTCAGGAGCGAAGACAGCATCCAGCTCCGTGAGAGGGGCTGTCAGTCACCCTGCCAGAGGGGCTCTCcgggtgcccagggagggcttCAAAGCTACTCCTGGCGATGAATCACTGTCCAGCAGCCCAGATCCTCACCTGACTTCCTCTCTTCTCCGAGGACAGTTGCAGAAAAGTGCTTTTCACTCCTTCGCCACAGGTTGACTTCCAGAGAGTGGAGAGGACCAAGCGCTCCATCCTGGCCAGCGATGAGACAGTGACTGGAGGTGAGCGGCTCGgctcctggaggaggaggaagctcTGACCTTTGCAGGTAGGTCAGGGAGGGCTCATctgagcagcagggctgagatGGGGCCAGGTCTTGTCCATGCCACATTGTTTAGGCAAAAAAGGTCCAAGCATCTTTGGGAAACTGGATTTGGGGACTGACAGCCCGGAGAGCTGGAATAGAGAAAGCAAACGAGATACTGACAGGAGAGTTTTGAAAGGTCCCTGAGCAGAAGCAGGGAGCGTGGGAAGCAGGATGCTGAGTGAGAGCAGACAGGAGAGCAGGTTGCTCCAGGGTGCTGCAGAACCCGGGCATatccagctccagaggagcagATGAGGGGCTGAGGTGCGTGGCTGGCTGAGAAATCCTGATCTCTCCTGCAGTCTGCCTCCTCGTGGCTTGGTACAAACCTCCGTCAGCTCCTCCGTGCTGGGACTGCACACGCTGCTGGCACTCGGCTGTCTGCCACAGATCAGCGTCCTCGGAGAGGGAGATGCAAAGGGAGATAAAGGATACAGGAGGAAAATCAGTGCTTGCTTCCTCTCAGCACCCATTGCATGTTAGTCCTTGATCAGAGAAATCCTCTATagtcctgctgcaggtgcaTTTCACCTGCAGAGTTTCTGGTCTGTCCCAAAGCAGGATACTGCGTTTTCTCCGTTTGTTCTGTCAGTGAGTTATTTCCCTCTGTTCCACTGTCTCACCTATCCCAGACTCCATACATTTCAGGAGGTAACAGATTCCCCAGGTTAACCAGGATCCATCTACCCCGCTGTCTCTTCCTTTCTGCAGCCCCAGCAACTGGTGTCTCTCCATCACAGTGTCACCCATTGATCCCTAGGTCCCAGCCAGCCTTGTTCTGCTCCCATGGCACATCCCACAGGGCAGAGGGCCCTGCACTGCTTCCCCCCTGCTTTCTGTAGGATAAATTCCCATGACAAAGCATGTATCCCTGCCAAACAGATCTCTTCTCACCACCTCCTTTTTCATCCTGTCCTGAGCTGGGTGATTACGGCATCTTCATTGCCTCGTCCCCTTCAGAGTCTTCTATGGCTCCAGCCTAGTGTGGgacacaaaaatatttagtgTGAGGAACCACAAGAACTCCCAGGTGTATCTCCTCGTCCTTGCACTTTGTCTCCCAGTGTCAGTTCTGTGCTGGGGTCCCCCAGCAGCAGTTCTGGGTGGCAATGAGTGTCTGATGCCATGAGGTTTCTGCACCAGTGGCAGATAGATGACTTTAAAAGCTACATCAAATGGTGGGCTGGTTAGAGGGTCTTCCCTTTTGCTGGAGTATCATAGCAAGGCAATCACCCCTTCACTGGAGATGGAAGGAGCTGGGATAATTTCTATCTGTTCTTTGGCTTCAGGAAATcatccagagctgctgtttgtCCTGAAACCTGCCCATTGCACAGAGACAACAAAATTTGTTCCCCTCCATCAGTcacattttgcattttcatgCAGTTCCTGAGATCTATGTTCAGGTTTTATGCTGAGATGCAGGGTCCTCTTTGGTGGTGAATACAGGAGGCTGGAGTTAGAAAACTTGGGCTTTGCCCAAGCCCTGCCATGGATGTGCTGTGTGGTCTCTGGCAGGCTGGTTAACCTCCATATCCCCATTTACTGTGTTGTCCTCCCTTaagtgctgtgctgtggggtGCAGGGACACTGAACACTGCTGCCTCTTGAGTATTGCAAGGGAACATGAAGGTGGTAGAAGGTGGCTTGTCCCAGGGTGACCACCAGCTTCTCATGATGAGGAATGGTCTCAGACCTCCCTGTCATGGATGTCTGTCTGGATAGGGGTCTGGGGATGAGATGAATCAGTGCTCCTgactgggctgctggagcttaAGGGATTTGGTGTAATTGAGCTGCTTTGGAGGAAGGACAAGCATGGAATAAATCAGTGAGCCAAGCCATGGAGGTATCCATCAGCCTCAGCCCTCACACTGCTGTAGAAAGTGTTTGTCATTAACCAAGGAGCAGAGACTGGCCCAAGTCCTTTCACTCTCTCCTTTCGATGCCATGGACTCCAGTCTCAATGCTtggacaaaaagagaaattctAATTAACAAGCTCTGTTTTCTCCAGCCCTTTGACCACCCCTCCAGCCTTGCTTTCTGAACCCTGCCAGGCTTTACAGATGGCTCTTCCAGGTCTGGATATGCCTCTTCCAGTCTGGCTGAAtgcctggggctgcagcaggggcatggagggagctggggtgccCCAGGAAGCAGAGGTGGATAAGTCCCAGGGCACCTGGTCTGGGCCCTCTGTAGGAATGGAGCTGTCACTTTGGTCACTGTCCCAGTCATTGACAGCAGTGTGCTGAGTGAAGGGCTCCCCTGTGCTTCCCCAGTTCCTGAAGGCTGAAgcctgctggcacagggaacGGCTCTGTCTCACTGGGAGCCATCCCTgggtcccagccctgcctcaggCTGAACCTcggctggagcagaggctgagggttAGGGTTATCTTGATACAGGCAGCAGTCTGTTTCTGCATCCCTTCATGACAGctcagcacagaggaaagaaccTGGATAGCACTTCTGCCTCCTCCTGGTCTGTCCTGCTGCTTTCTTGTCCCAAAAACAGTTGGCTCTCAGCTCCAAGGATTTTTTCATCTAGTCTGGCAGGCCTGTTAGGCATGGGGCCTGACAGCAGCCTACACATATGCCAGTACTTCCATTACTTGCTGGAACAGACCTCAGTCCACTCCTAGCAGCATCCCAGCGACCTCCAGGCAGCCTCTGGAGTGGGAGCATTTATTATAATCATTTTGTCTCTTAATTAAAATGTCTTAATTGATTTGTAATATTTCCCctttggagaaaaaacaaaacaaacaaaatcaaatagTGACTTCATTAAGGCCATTTTGTTGGGAAGCAaagcagctccaacagccatGATGTTCCTGGCTCCTCTCAGATGGTGGGTAGCTGCCAGTCTCCAGCAAAAGGAAATAGGCTGAGATGTGAGCGCAGGAACTGGCAGCCAGTTGGTGGATGAgatggagaaaaagagaaggaatgTCCACTGGCCTGGTGCCAGGAGTTGGTACTGAAGATAAATGGAACAGGCAAGCCACAGAAAAGGTGATGACAAGTGATAAAGTAATGCTGGACAATCCAGAAGGTTTAAATCCCAGAGGAGTGGCAAGCAGGGAAAGTACAGTCACTGAAAGTGTCCCTAGCACTTGCTCTGTTTCCTTGGCTGACCAtgctctcctggcagtggggtttgctcagggccagctgcagcacaggtaTCTGCCAaaggggctgtggctgtgccaccttcccagggctctgcctgttcccctgctctgctttcccCTGCATCCACTGTATGGCATGGCTTTGAGCTCCTCTCTCCTGTCTTAAAAGCTGGAGCTTCCCCTTGGTCTTTCCAAGGCTGGGGCAGGGGTGTTGTGGAGGTCTGAAATCACCCTTAAACAAACCCTGGTCCTGGCagatcccattttttcctctgcttcctaCCCTCCTAGCAGTAGCTACATGGTGTCTACTCTCTCACAGTGTCTGAGCCCAACAGCTTCATTTACAGGAACCACTGGCATAAATCAGTCTGCAGAGTGAGATGTTAGGCAGGCAActggacagggagagggaaagagaaagggtGCCAGCAGGGATGGTTTTACTGCAGGCAGCTCTTCTGCTGGGCCTCAGCAGGGTCCTGGCTTTGCAACCGGCCGGGCAGActcctgggagcagcccctggtggGGAATCACAATCCTTGATCTGAGGAGGGATGACAGGACAAGCAGACGTTTTAGTTTAGGCTGAAATGCAATTGCAAAGCATTCTCCCTTCCCAAGGACAGGCTGTCCTTAAACCTTTGGCTTGTATGGGACTTGCAGGAAGCCCACCAGCACCCAGTCAGCAGTGCTCACATCTTTACTGGGACAAACCCAGTTCCTTCCTCGAGGATCCTGAGAAGATAACCAGTAGTCTGCCTCAAATTCCCACTTCATTTAAGCCCTTTGCCTCCCTCCCTTAGTGAAAGGGcattcccccccacccccgcagGTCAGAAACCACAATGTTTTGCTGACCTCCCTGCTTGGGCAGAATGACGACTTTCACTCACTTTTATTTAAGTCTGCAGTGGGAGTGGGGTCCCCCTCACAGAGCTGGGGAGAGGGGATATGTGAGGGGCCATGTCCACCCCTCTCCACATAGCCCACAGCAATTCTGAGCCACggaggctgagcaggagccAGTAACAGAGGTGGCCTTTCTCCTGCCGTGTTTGGATTCAATGAACACGCTGCTGTGACAACACTGCTGTTCCGGTGGCACCTAATGCCAGCCAGGGCTTCCAGGCTGCGTCAGCTCTGGCCCCTCgggctccctgctcccacagccatCCCACACAGGCTCGTGAGCCCCACGTGGCAGGAGGCTGATGGATGCTGGGGCTCTGGCTCTCGGCCTGTCTGTGCCTGgatgctcagcagcagctccgtggGAGGCTCGTTCACAGCTTCAATGGTTTATGCCCTGCACATGCATGTCCCTGTAGGAGCTCCCTCCTCTGCTAAGCCAGCGGATGCTTGGGTGCCACCAACACTGAGAGGACAGAGAGGTTCTTTTAGGGATCCTGGGCAGAATGAAGATGACACTAGATCATGGTGACAGTTAAAGCTTTGTTTCTTTATCAGGGTATTATGATTAATGTACAACTGAATTTATGATTGAAACAGCACGGGATTTCTACAAGCAGAATCAACACAGTGCAATCTACAAAtagcaaaattcagaatttattaataatttatgaTTTCTAATCACCTAAGTAATACAGAATTTATAATACAACTTATAATTTATAATCACCTGGACCCTCTTCAGATTGGGCCAAATCCTAATACATGGTTTGTTGTATCATTGTAACAATCATAATCTAGATGCAAAACTCTTATAAAGGAATATGAGCCACTCACTGAATCCTtggagaaagcagaaaatgtggAGTGTCTCCTCGCCATAGGGTTCATGTGTCTCACTGTCCAGTAGCTCCTTACTTAGGACTTGTAACTGTGCTCTTTGTGCTGTCAAACTTCCCTTTTCTGTGATGGGGACACTCCATCACCTGCCTGGCTGGGTGCCTGTCTTCAAAGCCACCAAGGCAGGCAACAATTGCCAGATGCCTGGGAACCCTGAGACtggcaggagaaggaagaaaaatggtttGTCTAATTGCTTCACAGCACCTTGAGGGCGTGGTAATGAGGGCCAGGGAATGACTACGCCACACCTTTGATCACAGAGAATGGCTCATGAAATGGCATTAGTTGTGGTACCCACgttactgggagggagagcagaCAGTACTGGGTGGATTGGGTGGTGGCATCACTAGCAGGAGCAGTGGCAGAGACTTATGCAGAGGCAGAGGGACAGATATTTTCACCTTGAGAGGTGAGaaataagaaacagaaaaaaacctggtGCACAatgtggaaataaataaattgttacAGGGAGGTGGAGAAGAACACCTTAACTTTGAGAGTACCTTGTTTCTCTCCTTTCCTAGTTCTTAAGGTGTTAGAGAATTTTTGTAGGCAAGTAAATCTCATCAAAAATGACTGCAACCTGTGCTCTCACTTCTGTTATATCTGTGTTCCAGACCCCATTCTCCTCCTTATGGAAAGTGTCAGGCCAGGCATGGGACCATTGGAGGGAGCCAACAGCACATTCACCGTGGAGAAGATAGCATTAGATGAGAAGCTGCCACATGGCTGGCATGCCAAGGACTTTGTCACTCCTACCCAGGATCTCTCTGGGTCCCGCAGTGTCATGATGGACAGCACCAAGATCCTGGGGGTCCAAGTCATCCTGATTGCTGCCTACTCCCTCATCATTCTGCTGGGGTTCATTGGAAACTCACTGGTCATCTACATCATAGTGAAGTACAAGACCATGAGGACTGTCACCAACTTCTTCATAGCTAACCTGGCCCTGGCAGACCTGATGGTGGACACACTCTGTCTGCCTTTCACCCTAGTGTACACCCTGCTGGACGAGTGGAAGTTTGGAGCTGTCCTTTGTCACCTGGTTCCTTATGCTCAAGCTTTGAGTGTCCATGTGTCCACTCTGACCCTGACTGTGATTGCCCTGGATCGGTACCGCTGCATTGTTTTCCACCTGGACAGCAGGATTTCCAAGAGGCTCAGTTTCACCATCATAGCTGTCatgtggctggcagcagctgtccTAGCAGGACCTCTGGCCATCTTCAGGGAGTACCGATATGAGGAAATCCCATCCATTAACCTCAAAATGGCAGTTTGCTCAGAAAAATGGCCCTCTGCTAGCAACAGAGATGCCACCATCTACAGTCTGTCCATGCTCCTCCTGCAGTATGTTCTTCCTCTTGCAATTATTTGTTATGCCTACACCAGGATCTGGTTCAAGCTGAAAAACCATGTCAGTCCCACTTCTAGGAATGAAAATCAGTGCCGGAGGAGGAAGACAACCAAAATGCTCGTGATGGTAGTTGTGGTATTTGCAGTCTGTTGGCTCCCTTTCCACATATTCCAGCTTGCCATTGATCTTGATCTGGTTCTTATCTTCCATGAGTACAAACTCCTGTACACTGTCTTCCATGTCGGGGCCATGTGCTCTACATTTGTCAACCCCCTGCTCTATGGATGGATGAACAAGAACTACAGGAATGGCTTCCTTATGTTCTTCCGTTGCCAGAACAAGCCCGAAAGCATCCACACTGAAGGCTCAGTTAGAGGGAGGTCTTACATCTTCAGGGCCAACACCCTAAATGGGAGCATCAAACAGACTCCTGGCGATGGAGCACTGCCCACAGAGGTttagggatgggacatccacctCCAGGATAGAGGCTGGCTGGACCCAGAGACATTCTGGGGTGAATGCCCTTTTTTTGACAGAACGTGTGCTGCCAATTACAGCTACAGCAGCCATGTAGAAATATGAAATACCCCCTGTATCTCTCAAAACAATAAATCTGGTGTATTTTTGTCTGaccaaataaattaatttttcctttcactgtgTTCAAGTTATGCATggagacacaaaaaaaaaaaaaaataacacactGAGAAGGCTTTCATTTAGCCAGAAAAATACACCCTTCTTGCTATTTCCATTTGCCAAAGTGGGTTGCTCAACCTTTTACCCCCTGACACATTACACATTACAAATGTGGAGCTGATATTGCATGTGATTGTTCATCTGTCTCCTACCCAAAAGCCTTAATGATCCATCTTTAGCTAATGCCTCCAAGGGGAGGGAGACCTGCACTCTGTTCTGCAAACACCTGCTTGTTAGTGCCATCACTCATCTGACCTGGGGAGAGAGTGGGCTGGCACGGATTGCAGCTGGGTAGTCCATGATGTCTTGCCCAACACTTACATAAATCTGCATTTAAAACCCACAGGATGTGCTCAAGTCCTCTGAAAGCCCAGGAGGTGGCAGTGGCACTACTTACCACAGTCTCCTTTACAAGTGCAGAAGCAGGGTTTTGGGAATGCCTCATTAGCCAGGGCTTGTGTGCCAGCACCCTGTAATTagcagggaggagaggaggaagggaggcagATAGGTTCAGTTTCAGCCCTGTTGATCAGCTGCCCCAGATCTTTCCTTTCCTAAGGGATTGTCAAGGGCAAGCAGCTAAAGATGTGGTTCCTGCCATGCAATAACTTGACAAATGCCAACATGACCAGAGAGCAAAAACCTGCCAGTGAAACCTTTCTCCAAGGCATTTAGAGGGTTTAAAGCTTTCCCCTTGCTGAGGCTGAAGGTAATATGGGTCTGTATATGGCTGCTTCATTTCAGAAGACAAATGTAACCTGCTTGCATGGTTTTCACAGATTTGGTGTCCTCTGGCAGAAGACATGGAGACTAAGGAAGATGTATTCTTTCGAACCAAACTCTATGTTCTCCTTCTGAAGGCTTGTGTCAGCTGGGAAGTGTATTTTTAGCTCTGCCATCAAAGGAGTCTTGATTGTTACTGTGATCTTGGTGTCATCTCTAAAAGTCAGTGTTCATCAGATTGGAAAGTAACTCCCAGATGCAAGAAAGAGACTCAACAGAtctcctcattaaaaaaaaaaaaaaaaaaaaaaaattttacttGTAGGTCTTCATGATGCAAGGGCAAGAGGTAAGAGGACCTGCAGTACTGAATACACTGGCCTGGATcaggctgctgggctgtcacaTCTGGGTCCTCAAGAGATCAATTGCCAAAGGGCTTATTTGAAATTCTGCCTTCTCTCTAGCTTGACCTGCCTCTGGCCTTTGTTCTCCACCTCAGCTTCTAACTGCCACAGTAGATTTTAAGCTCTTTGTTTATTTCTGCTCTCTGATCCTCTGCTCCATTGTCCTAAATAGGTATAAGAAAGTTGTTTCTGGTTCCTTCCCAAGAGACATCAGTgccagggaggggctgcagacCACACTCCACACTTGGAAGCATGGGCATGTTGGTACCTAATATCCTCCTCAGCACCTGACCCTGCAGATCACAGCCTGGCCTTCTATCCAGAAGAGTCAGGATCTACGAAGATCCTGCCAGGAAGTCACTGGTGTTCCAGTAAGCAGGTGATCTGCTTCCTGACAGGCCAAGACATGATGGGAGAACCAAGACACAATCTAACCTTCCTCATGTGAGCGCTGTGGAGTGGCAGTGGGAGTTTACTGTTTCATCCTGATGGAAGGGGGAGGATATTCTCCTCCACAACACTGGCACATTCTGTCCCTACTTAATGAGCCGGTCATTTCTACAACCCATCCTCCTGAGGAACTCTCCCCACCTTTCCATCAAGCTCCAAAATACAAGGAAATGTTTATGTTTTAAAAGTAGCTCAAATGAGTGGAAAGAATTCAACTATTACCAATAAACACTTCAGAAAGTGATTTAACACTCAATAATATAAGTCAGAGTAAAATAACAAATTTAGCAGCGCAAACTTGGAAGCCAATCATGCTGCCAGGCAAGATGGATGAGGAGCTAAATTGCTCTTCTGGAGGCCTTGCCAAAGGTTTTGTCCTGTGACACCACACACAGTATCTAACTGCAGAGCAAGGCAGATAATGACATTATGAATGACTGTTTAAGATTGAGCCCAGACTTTTAAACTAAATatggataaataaataaacagatccaagttcttaaaaaataaatactggcAGTGGCATGTACAGGGCAGAGGGATTTTTATGCTGGAGCAAACTGAGAAGGAGAAACTATTTACTTGAAAGGTAACAGCAAAGTTCTTGTTTGCTCTGTTTAATACACTTGTGCAGCTTCACTGATAGATTTGTACCAGTGAGCTCGCTGTTTTTTCCTTGCCATTGGAAAAAGTTACAATCTTCCACACCCGCTGCTGGCAAGGAAACCAGCTCTTAGTTGTGTATACTATGTGTATTCCTGTGGAAAACGATGATGGCTCTAGTGAGGGAAAGGGGCCTTAGTGTCCAGTaccaaacagaaaaagagaaggtggGGAGTAAGGAAGCAAAGCTGCTTAACAAAGGGGTGGTCAGAGTAGATAAAGAGTATGTTTTGACTATTGTGACTGCATAGAAGACAAGAATTAATTTGTTTCTATGAAACAGAAATCTCTTGGAGATGAAGGTTCCCCACATATTAACAACCTGCTAAAGACGGCCTTACTGCCATGATCAGCTCCATGAAACCAAAGACCAGCAGCTTTTTTAGCTTTTGAACTATTTAGAGCTCAGGACAGGGTATGACCCTGCTATGTGGGTGTCAAGGGCACATCCTTTAGTAGTTACAGATAATCTTGGAGTCATCTTCCCACTGCCTGTTCCTTGCCAAAGGCACATCCGTGACTGCCTGGCCAGTGGCTctcctctctgcagagctggcccTGGTGTCAATGACACGGGACAGAACGGCTCCTGTCACTGGCACAACAGCTGCCAGGGATGAAGTATTTCATTACAGAGCTAGAAACACCGTGACAGAAATGAAATGATCAAGTGTTTCATCAAAGCTTATCTGGAACACAGTGCTGTACCTGGTGGCCAAACGAATTTCCTCTAGGGCTCTTCCTGATTCTGCTGACGTCCTTCTCAATATGCTGCTTCTCTGAACTGACCTGAGAATATTTCACAGCTTTTAGGAGGGAGATTCTGAATTCCTTTAGAAGCATCCTATTTCTTATGCTAGGACACTCCTTCTGGTCACATCACACAAATCTTGTATTATAAAATGTACTACTGCACAGTTCTTAATTGCCTAGAAAATTATTAACTTTGAATAGACACAACAGGTGGCAATGCCTCTAGCTATTCCATGCAACCCTTCCTCACATGCCAGTCAAATCCAAGAACAGCTGAGATGTGACAACTTCTTAGTTTAAAACCAGCAGCATCAATAACTGTTGTTCCCTAGAACAGGATGCTCTAAGAGCTCTTGAGAACCAGTCTCTTATCAAACTTCCAGTCTTGACAAAGCACATGGAAATTTGCAGAGCACAGGCTGTCCTTTGGACACAGGAGCCTTACTAAGCACTAGAAATTTTGCCTCTAAAACACTCAGCTTCTTCTGAAAATCCCTTCCCATTTAATTTCCAAAGCATACATGTCTGTAACAAGGTAATGCACCTAATAGAGAGAGCAAAGGTTTGGGCTTTTTACTTTTCCTTGTCTTAAGGCAACATATTCAGCTGGCACTTCAATCAGTGAGGGGAGAGCTGTGTCCTTTGGTCAGGGCTCTCTCAGAATCAAAAATGTGACATGCTCCTGCATTTGCCTGGGTTTCATCCTGCTCCTAGAAAGGCCAGATTCAGCCTCTCATGCCTCTCTGCCTTACAGCAATAGGTGCCCTCTCCCATCCTCTGTGGAAGCCCAAGCAAACAATGTCAAATGGCACATGTTTTATTCAACATACCAACAAATGTATCAGCAGAAACACTGCTCTGAGCTTTGCACGGAGGCTCTATAGGGAAATACACCCTAGTCCAGGAAAGAGGCCTTTCCTCTAACATATGCTAATATGCTGGAGGAGCTGAAGCCAGTTCTGTTCTGCTGAAGGAGGTCTCAGACAGTTCAGCCTTTCCCTTGGTATCAGGTGTTAATCTTATCATTGTTACAGCTAACATGGTCCAAAACCAAATTAGCCTTTGGGCAGAAGCTGGGGAGTTGGCACTGTCTTCTCATGCCTTTGTCTTTCAGTTGTGTTATTGTGTGATTCCACCAGGGTCTCTGAATGTGCTGGGTTTTAAATAAGGCCCCATAATCAGCTACTCCTGTGAAAATCAGGAATTACTGcaataatctgaaaaaaaagagaaaggattCTGGGTTCATATTGGTAAGCAGAATTTGGTCgcttgcatttgaaaaaaaaaacagagttttgttttcctttcagttttccCTTATCTAGCTTGGGATTCTTCAAATGCCAAAAATAATATTGAATATTGCATATTACTGCCAGAACATTTATCTTCATTTTGAGCTCATTTCAGAGACAGGACTTGTTCAGGAGAGCCTGGGAGGGGACAAAGGCTAGGGTTTTAAAGCTCATCCTTATCTCTAGTCTCAGTGTTTTTTAAGTTAAAAGACAAATCAGAAAAAGACAAAGTCACTCACGTCAAGGGAGGTACCAATTTATCTTCAGACAACACAACCTCTATTTAATTTTCCATCCAGACACCCCATCACCCTTTGCCATAGTGTTGTACATACACAGGGCTGAATGAGGTTGGGGGAGGAAAGCATTTTTCTGCTGCTAATAGCAATACTTTAGTGTCACTCATGATTTATAGCCAgcaaaaaaatgctttttctgctCTATGTTCTGTTCACTGTAATGAGTTCAGAAGGAACAGTGCAGGTGCCTCATGGAGCTCACAGGAGGAAATCTTCATTAGTCCATTCCTCTCCAGTGTGGTAGCAAGGACTGGGAACATTAGAGGAGAAACCCTCTTGTTTATAACTAGCTTATTGTAGTGCACAGACATGGAGTTGtcactgtgctgctctgctaATGTGTCACAAACTTTCAACACTGCTCATCTTCAAGATTCACAAGCAGCTCAGCCACATGGTGCTTCTTGCTGGTTTgtggaaggaagaaggaaattaGGGGACAGAAAAAGATTTCAAGATATTCAGGAGAAGATGAACCCTTGGATGAAATCTGGAGGTTATATAGTTCTTTATGTAACCTGGGCTAGATTGTTGGCTCTACTGGGAGCAGGATCAAAGGGGAATGAACTCTGTCATGGTGCAGGAAGAACAGAGCCTCTATCAAATTAGAGACAAGTAAGAAACAACAGCAAACCTGGATCCATCATGTCCAGTACTCTGTTGCAGATTGAGGCAATAAAAGATGCTATTTAAGGAAAGCACACTTGCTTGGCCACTTCAGTAGTCCATTCCCCTCATTCCTCTAACAACAGCCACAATTGTTGTATCAGCTACGTTAAAGTGGACATCCCTGCCTAGGGCATTTAGTGCCCATGTCTAGACTTTTTGCTTGTGATTTTGTCTAATTGCTGCCTGACTCTGACAATTCTGTCTACTTCCCAGGGCAGCCAGTTCCAGAAGTTCACTTGCACAGTGTGAATAAGCACTTCCTTTTATCTCCTAAAACCAACCCCCTATTAGATTCAGCAAATGTCTGCTGGTTCCAGGACCTcctgaacagcagctgaaccAGAGCTTACCTAGGGccttcttccttttaaaaatcttggTGCTGTCCTCATTTTTCAGCATTCTTCTCTCCTGGTTCAATTCATGTCTCCTAAGACAGTTTCTTCATCCCTCATCATCCTGTGGACCTCCTTTAGTTCCACAAATACTACAATGAGCTGAACTTTGCTCCCAGTTCCTGTGAAGGAGTGGGATCCATCAGTTTTGTTCTGACCTTGCTTGGGATCGATCATATGAGTGCTTTTCAGTAGGTGAGGAGGAAGGACACCTCTTGAATAAAATGTTAGgctgcctctccctggctgcagtgTTTCTGTATTCTTAATGAAATCTCATTACACTGGTCACTGAGTCAGTTCAGTGAATTGTGAAATGCATCCCCAGTTTTGTTTTTGAAGATGAGAGACAAAAGGGCAATCAGATCCCTTCCTCACCCTGAACTCTCTATCCAATAGATTTATCCAGGGGCAAGACTGGAGTCTAAATGATCCTGATAGTGAACAAGTGTCATAGATCACAGCTTCACCTGTCCATTCCATGAAACTGAGAAATGA from Anomalospiza imberbis isolate Cuckoo-Finch-1a 21T00152 chromosome 15, ASM3175350v1, whole genome shotgun sequence encodes the following:
- the LOC137483083 gene encoding neuropeptide Y receptor type 2-like — its product is MESVRPGMGPLEGANSTFTVEKIALDEKLPHGWHAKDFVTPTQDLSGSRSVMMDSTKILGVQVILIAAYSLIILLGFIGNSLVIYIIVKYKTMRTVTNFFIANLALADLMVDTLCLPFTLVYTLLDEWKFGAVLCHLVPYAQALSVHVSTLTLTVIALDRYRCIVFHLDSRISKRLSFTIIAVMWLAAAVLAGPLAIFREYRYEEIPSINLKMAVCSEKWPSASNRDATIYSLSMLLLQYVLPLAIICYAYTRIWFKLKNHVSPTSRNENQCRRRKTTKMLVMVVVVFAVCWLPFHIFQLAIDLDLVLIFHEYKLLYTVFHVGAMCSTFVNPLLYGWMNKNYRNGFLMFFRCQNKPESIHTEGSVRGRSYIFRANTLNGSIKQTPGDGALPTEV